A window of the Cucurbita pepo subsp. pepo cultivar mu-cu-16 chromosome LG01, ASM280686v2, whole genome shotgun sequence genome harbors these coding sequences:
- the LOC111780204 gene encoding auxin transporter-like protein 3: MASEKVETVIAGNYVEMEREKGDSSKPTKSKFSTLFWHGGSVYDAWFSCSSNQVAQVLLTLPYSFSQLGMLSGILFQLFYGLMGSWTAYLISVLYVEYRTRKEREKVDFRNHVIQWFEVLDGLLGKHWRNAGLFFNCTFLLFGSVIQLIACASNIYYINDNLDKRTWTYVFGACCATTVFIPSFHNYRIWSFLGLMMTTYTAWYMTIASLVHGQVEGVKHSGPTTMVLYFTGATNILYTFGGHAVTVEIMHAMWKPQKFKLIYLIATLYVLTLTLPSASAVYWAFGDALLTHSNALALLPRTAFRDTAVILMLIHQFITFGFACTPLYFVWEKFIGVHETKSLIKRALTRLPVVIPIWFLAIIFPFFGPINSTVGSLLVSFTVYIIPALAHMVTFASSSSRENAVERAPSLLGGWAGLYSVNIFVVGWVLIVGFGFGGWASMLNFVHQVNTFGLFTKCYQCPPHKH, encoded by the exons ATGGCGTCTGAGAAAGTCGAAACTGTAATCGCAGGCAACTATGTCgaaatggaaagagaaaagGGCGATTCTTCTAAGCCCACAAAGAGCAAGTTCTCTACTCTCTTCTGGCATGGCGGCTCTGTTTACGACGCATGGTTTAGCTGTTCTTCTAATCAG GTTGCTCAAGTTCTTCTCACACTTCCATATTCATTCTCCCAACTAGGGATGCTTTCTGGGATTCTCTTCCAGCTCTTCTATGGCCTAATGGGTAGCTGGACTGCTTATCTCATCAGTGTTCTTTATGTTGAATACAGAACAAgaaaggaaagggaaaaagtCGATTTCAGAAACCATGTAATTCAA TGGTTTGAAGTTCTTGATGGGTTGCTTGGAAAACACTGGAGAAATGCTGGGTTGTTTTTCAATTGCACTTTTCTACTCTTTGGATCTGTGATTCAGCTGATTGCTTGTGCGAG TAATATCTATTACATAAACGACAATTTGGACAAGAGGACTTGGACTTATGTCTTTGGCGCTTGTTGTGCTACCACTGTTTTCATTCCTTCTTTCCATAACTACAGAATTTGGTCGTTCCTTGGCCTCATGATGACCACTTACACTGCTTGGTATATGACCATTGCTTCCCTTGTCCATGGACAG GTTGAGGGAGTGAAGCACTCAGGGCCTACTACGATGGTTCTATACTTCACTGGGGCTACCAACATTCTTTACACCTTTGGAGGACATGCTGTGACAGT GGAGATTATGCATGCCATGTGGAAGCCACAGAAATTCAAGCTTATTTACTTGATAGCAACCCTTTATGTTCTTACTCTGACATTGCCATCAGCTTCAGCTGTTTACTGGGCATTTGGGGATGCCCTCTTGACCCATTCCAATGCTCTTGCTTTGCTCCCTAGAACTGCCTTTAGAGACACTGCTGTCATCCTCATGCTCATCCATCAG TTCATAACATTTGGATTTGCCTGCACACCTCTCTACTTTGTATGGGAGAAATTCATTGGAGTACATGAAACAAAAAGCTTGATCAAGAGAGCTCTTACGAGACTACCCGTCGTGATACCGATATGGTTTTTGGCTATCATTTTCCCGTTCTTCGGACCGATCAACTCAACGGTGGGATCGCTTCTTGTCAGCTTCACTGTCTACATCATCCCTGCTTTAGCTCACATGGTCACTTTtgcttcttcatcatcaagaGAG AATGCAGTGGAGAGAGCTCCATCATTGTTGGGTGGCTGGGCAGGGCTATACTCTGTGAACATATTTGTGGTTGGATGGGTATTGATTGTGGGATTTGGGTTTGGTGGGTGGGCAAGTATGCTCAACTTTGTTCATCAAGTTAATACCTTTGGGCTATTCACTAAGTGCTATCAGTGCCCTCCTCACAAGCATTGa